From the genome of Actinomycetota bacterium:
ATTAAAAGAAGATAAAAATAAATTATTTCATTAGTTAATATTATAGGAGTAACTATTTTCAATATTTTGTTATTTTAATAAAATAATTTATAATTTATTAGGAAAGCAAAAGTTTTAGATAAGAGATAATACTGTTGTTATAATTTTTTCTCAAAATTTCTATTGAGAAATTAGATTAATAGGGAGTAATTTATGCCAATATTTGAATATAAGTGTAGAAAATGTAATAAGATTTTTGAAGAGCTTATTTTGTCATCAAATTCTACTAATAAAATCAAATGCCCAGATTGTGGGGGAATAGACTTAATAAAGTTTTTCTCTAATTTCAGCTCTTCTTCATCTGAAAAATCATCCATAGATGAATTAAGCTCAAACTCAAGTTCATCTTCATGTGGTGTATGTTCTACCAATACTTGTGGTAAATGTAAATAGGAGGTAACTTGGGAAATTGGAATAGTTTAAAAGATGTATATAACGAAGCATTGAATTGTAAAAAATGTCCACTTCATAATGGTAGAACAAACGTGGTTTTTGGTACAGGAAGTGAAAAAGCAGATATTATGTTTATTGGAGAAGCTCCTGGTTATTATGAAGATATTCAAGGCGAACCTTTTGTAGGTGCCGCAGGTAAACTTTTAAACAAATTACTCAACTCAGCAGAACTTAAAAGAGAACAAGTCTATATTGCAAATATTATAAAATGCAGACCACCAAAAAACAGAGACCCTTTAGCTGAAGAAATAGATATCTGTAAAGATTATCTTTATGCTCAAATTGATTTTATAAATCCGCAATTAATTTGTACTTTAGGAAATTTTGCTACTAAATTAATTCTAAAAAAGAATGTTGGAATAACCAGTGTTAGAGGGAAGTTATTCAAAGTGGGAGGTAGGTTAGTACTTCCCATTTATCACCCTGCAGCAGCGCTTTATACTCCCTCGTATCTGCCTTCATTAGAAGAGGATTTTATTACTATGAAAAAGGTTATTGAAAAGGAGATCAAAATTCATATTGAAGATGAGATGGAAAGTAAAGAACAATTAGGTCTCTTTTAAGCAATTTCACTCAAAAGAATCCCCTTTTTAAAAAATTATTTTCAAATAATTCTCACAAGATTTGTTTATAATTCATTCATCATTTTTTTGAGATTGATTGAGATAATAGTATAATTGGTAAAACTTTTAGCATAAATGAATCTCTTCATTACCTCTATGTTTAATCATTTTTATTAAATAATAGTAAAATAGTAATAAAAAGGGAAATCTAAATAATATTTTTAAAATGGATATATTCAAAAAAAATTTTATAATAACAACATCTGAGCAAGAAACTTTAAATTTAGCTGAAAAA
Proteins encoded in this window:
- a CDS encoding zinc ribbon domain-containing protein, with translation MPIFEYKCRKCNKIFEELILSSNSTNKIKCPDCGGIDLIKFFSNFSSSSSEKSSIDELSSNSSSSSCGVCSTNTCGKCK
- a CDS encoding uracil-DNA glycosylase, which codes for MGNWNSLKDVYNEALNCKKCPLHNGRTNVVFGTGSEKADIMFIGEAPGYYEDIQGEPFVGAAGKLLNKLLNSAELKREQVYIANIIKCRPPKNRDPLAEEIDICKDYLYAQIDFINPQLICTLGNFATKLILKKNVGITSVRGKLFKVGGRLVLPIYHPAAALYTPSYLPSLEEDFITMKKVIEKEIKIHIEDEMESKEQLGLF